CTCTCCGATCTGCTGATTCTTTTATTGACTTTCTTTGTGCTTTTGATTTCCATGTCTTCCATGGATAAAAAAGTTTTTAAAAAGATGTTTGGCGCCTTTCCTTATTCGCTTGGGGTTCTGAACATGGGGGGCAGTGTCCAGTCGCTGGAGAAAAAAGAGAGGCTGATTGTCCGTCCGGTGGCAAAGTCTCGTTCAATAGCTGATTTAGCCGCCCTGCGTAAATTGTCTCCGTCGCTGTCTAAATTACTGGATGATCTGGAAGCCGGTTCCGCCGGCGCCTGTTTGGCTGCTTCGGTGATTAATGATGATCTGAATCTTACCATTGTCAGTGATTTTCTTTTCGGGACTTTGGACGCTACCATGAAACCGGCGGGAAAAATCCTGATTGCTGATTTGGCTGGATTTGTGGCGAAACAGCCGGGAAAATTATTCATTG
The sequence above is drawn from the Pseudomonadota bacterium genome and encodes:
- a CDS encoding flagellar motor protein MotB, which produces MKRMRKTRTQRLIKHNGWMVTLSDLLILLLTFFVLLISMSSMDKKVFKKMFGAFPYSLGVLNMGGSVQSLEKKERLIVRPVAKSRSIADLAALRKLSPSLSKLLDDLEAGSAGACLAASVINDDLNLTIVSDFLFGTLDATMKPAGKILIADLAGFVAKQPGKLFIEVYTDNFPLHTAKFPDNWILASVRGDVIARELQGRGVAQSRLALSAFGPDRPQVDNDTPEHRASNRRVVMRLAGWHSSLKKQQSDHIVK